Proteins encoded in a region of the Paenibacillus wynnii genome:
- a CDS encoding YqeG family HAD IIIA-type phosphatase, with the protein MFEMLVPKLRVNTVFDIPLEELYIKGYRGIITDLDNTLVGAKAPLATPELLLWFEKVKQFGFKLIIVSNNNMNRVSRFATPLNIGFVHQARKPSNAPFRKAMKQMELSPEQTIVVGDQMLTDVYGGNRLGLHTVLVLPISVKDEGIGTRINRRIEQIALTRLRKQGLWHEHEEEKLK; encoded by the coding sequence TTGTTTGAAATGCTAGTCCCTAAACTCCGCGTGAATACGGTATTTGATATTCCTCTGGAGGAGCTTTATATCAAGGGTTATCGCGGCATTATAACGGATCTGGACAACACGCTTGTAGGTGCCAAAGCACCTTTAGCTACTCCGGAACTGCTGTTGTGGTTTGAGAAGGTGAAGCAGTTCGGCTTTAAGCTGATCATTGTATCAAATAATAACATGAATCGGGTGTCGCGGTTTGCCACTCCGCTTAATATTGGATTTGTACATCAGGCACGCAAGCCCAGTAATGCGCCCTTTCGCAAGGCGATGAAGCAAATGGAGCTATCACCGGAGCAAACTATTGTTGTAGGTGACCAAATGCTTACGGATGTCTATGGCGGAAATCGGCTGGGTCTTCATACCGTATTAGTGCTTCCCATATCGGTGAAGGATGAAGGTATAGGTACCCGAATTAATCGCAGAATAGAGCAAATTGCTCTGACCAGACTGCGCAAACAAGGATTGTGGCATGAGCACGAGGAGGAAAAATTGAAATGA
- a CDS encoding DUF4129 domain-containing transglutaminase family protein, producing MSNWWTQQKSSWHHSLRLLWIMIIALQWISYTEPLWYRETTSSVLLALTAAIIIEILIPVRSLYRILVEAAVIIYIVFRTIKYYGLYTPDPFLGVLERLPDIAAQMMPYIWFALGVWVLLLLSSWWASTKARILLFIGLNIVAFAALDSFTSTVLWQEVAWTVFAGMGWLVTQHLRSFQLRYPGGWSYLMDYPLKILVNIAIIFSLIILTGINMPEVKPRLTDPYTAWIEWRGTGGSSGFGTSGKGTGTGAGTAVKNTSSGYSLNDDNLGGGFAFDYTPVMTVVSDMRTYMRGESRNVYSGEGWVDNDRSTRGLLDGVAVGQLLDNPSTSKVQTQKLQQTVKILGNNRYPVIFGPYSISTVNTINGVENSSGLFWRNQDSELLWDPDKKNLPYPQTYVLTAEIPIVPVQELSVMTYEDLYQENEVDKQYLQLPGKFPVRVKELAQEITAGAQTPYEKTALLQQYLQQTFPYTNEPNVSLGTSSDFVDSFLFEIREGYCDYYSTALVTMARSLNIPARWVKGYAPGEQAELPDNIALQQGRSVSNNYTITNADAHSWAEVYFGDYGWIPVEATPGFNAPLLTKNETEPVKDPLDEEEDNAQSEDNAANTGAEDNGFQFGAWAAVASGIVLLAWVGYLVWARRFSLRFLILQLRRGHPLSPAQKVAVETERWVRYLRRRGFVKEEHETLRESVEHWSLKRPDLTGVLRILLGIFEKAQYSPDVIEDKDWHNVYTEALRLRKSLKSGK from the coding sequence ATGAGTAATTGGTGGACTCAACAGAAGTCTTCTTGGCACCACTCCTTAAGATTGCTTTGGATTATGATTATTGCGCTGCAGTGGATTTCTTATACAGAGCCCCTCTGGTATCGGGAGACGACATCATCCGTTTTGTTAGCACTGACCGCGGCAATAATTATTGAGATCCTAATCCCTGTTCGTTCTCTATACCGGATTCTCGTTGAAGCCGCGGTAATCATCTATATTGTCTTCCGAACCATCAAATACTACGGATTATATACTCCTGACCCCTTTTTGGGAGTTCTAGAGCGTCTTCCTGATATAGCTGCTCAGATGATGCCGTATATATGGTTTGCACTTGGGGTCTGGGTCTTACTGCTTCTGTCATCCTGGTGGGCATCTACGAAGGCGCGTATTTTACTATTTATAGGCTTAAACATTGTTGCTTTTGCTGCACTCGATTCGTTTACCTCCACTGTATTATGGCAGGAAGTGGCGTGGACCGTATTCGCCGGTATGGGCTGGCTTGTAACTCAGCACTTGAGAAGCTTCCAACTGCGGTATCCGGGCGGCTGGTCTTATCTTATGGACTATCCTTTAAAAATTCTCGTGAATATTGCTATCATTTTCTCTCTTATTATTCTTACCGGTATCAATATGCCTGAAGTAAAACCGCGTTTAACCGATCCCTACACGGCCTGGATAGAGTGGCGCGGAACGGGGGGGTCTTCCGGCTTCGGTACCTCTGGAAAAGGGACGGGAACAGGGGCAGGTACGGCGGTGAAGAACACTTCATCAGGATATAGTCTGAATGATGACAATCTTGGTGGGGGCTTTGCTTTTGATTATACTCCCGTTATGACAGTAGTCTCTGATATGCGTACCTACATGCGTGGAGAAAGCCGCAACGTCTACTCCGGAGAAGGTTGGGTTGATAATGACCGGTCTACCCGGGGGCTGCTCGATGGAGTTGCAGTGGGCCAGCTTCTGGATAATCCCTCTACTTCGAAGGTCCAGACCCAGAAATTGCAGCAAACGGTTAAAATCCTAGGAAATAACCGCTATCCGGTTATTTTCGGTCCTTATTCCATTTCTACAGTCAATACAATCAACGGTGTTGAGAACAGCAGCGGATTATTCTGGAGAAATCAGGATAGTGAATTATTGTGGGATCCCGACAAAAAAAACCTGCCTTATCCGCAGACCTACGTGCTAACCGCCGAAATTCCAATTGTTCCTGTTCAAGAGCTGAGTGTGATGACATACGAAGACTTGTATCAAGAAAATGAAGTAGATAAGCAATACCTGCAGCTGCCCGGTAAATTCCCGGTTCGGGTAAAGGAGCTCGCTCAGGAAATTACGGCTGGTGCACAAACTCCGTATGAAAAAACGGCGCTATTGCAACAATACTTACAACAAACCTTTCCGTATACCAATGAACCCAATGTTTCTCTTGGTACCAGCTCTGACTTTGTTGACAGCTTTTTGTTTGAGATCAGAGAAGGATACTGCGATTACTACTCCACTGCACTAGTCACCATGGCCCGCTCTCTTAATATCCCTGCTCGATGGGTGAAGGGTTATGCACCCGGAGAACAGGCAGAGCTCCCTGATAATATTGCTTTGCAGCAGGGTAGGTCGGTTAGTAACAACTATACGATTACAAATGCTGATGCGCATTCTTGGGCAGAGGTTTATTTCGGGGATTATGGTTGGATTCCGGTAGAAGCGACACCCGGATTTAATGCTCCCCTGCTGACTAAGAATGAGACTGAACCTGTAAAGGACCCTCTGGATGAAGAAGAGGACAATGCACAGTCCGAGGATAATGCAGCCAACACAGGAGCAGAAGATAACGGCTTTCAATTCGGAGCCTGGGCTGCAGTGGCATCGGGTATAGTATTGCTTGCATGGGTAGGATATCTAGTTTGGGCTCGGCGCTTTAGTCTTCGTTTTCTAATTCTGCAGTTGCGAAGAGGACATCCTTTATCACCGGCTCAAAAGGTTGCGGTGGAGACGGAGCGGTGGGTACGATACTTGCGGCGGAGAGGTTTTGTGAAGGAAGAACATGAAACGCTGCGTGAATCCGTAGAACATTGGAGCCTAAAACGCCCTGACCTTACAGGCGTTCTCCGCATTTTATTAGGAATATTTGAAAAAGCGCAATATAGCCCGGATGTTATAGAAGACAAAGATTGGCATAACGTGTATACTGAAGCTTTGCGGCTACGTAAAAGCCTGAAGTCCGGGAAGTAA
- a CDS encoding DUF58 domain-containing protein produces MGRYLSAAAAVIQPVKLAGILGVWSITLLYVLFQGGKTSFMLFIMVSLLIVYLIAASLGGVRRSKGVRSLYAEQEKPDLLYAGGALRVKLQISIPGYLPLPYVVVREMLKRHNGESWVFEESFVPNFKGDGELRFQTPALERGSYTFADTDIITEDIFGLTQHKGSFLAKGQFRILPRSVFIPRWQLYERNSRRAGPQVSRVQSRRETTQINGVRDYVYGDRLTRIHWNATAKTGSWKSKEFEHESIPKTMIVLDGSSRAYSSSSAFELAVSTAASLLGFGIRERIGIGLCCLDKNTKMFSPAETGAERQKMIQYLIDINAEGKGPLVSRLEMGYRMFPRGSYFVLISPQRGIPVLDALLWAESHGMNPSHIHVIDPTEASRADDWMGVLTSRGLTGYSVSSLQELPAVLGGEKR; encoded by the coding sequence ATGGGACGCTACTTGTCTGCAGCGGCAGCGGTCATACAGCCAGTCAAGCTGGCCGGAATACTCGGGGTATGGAGTATTACTTTGCTGTATGTACTATTTCAAGGCGGGAAAACCTCATTCATGCTATTTATAATGGTCTCACTGCTTATCGTTTATTTAATAGCCGCAAGTCTAGGCGGTGTTCGCCGCTCCAAAGGGGTACGCAGTCTTTATGCTGAACAGGAAAAGCCTGATCTTCTCTATGCGGGTGGTGCTCTTCGGGTAAAACTTCAAATCTCTATACCCGGCTATTTACCTTTGCCTTATGTCGTCGTGAGAGAAATGTTGAAACGGCATAACGGGGAATCATGGGTTTTTGAAGAGAGTTTTGTTCCGAACTTTAAAGGGGACGGGGAGCTGCGTTTTCAGACACCGGCCTTGGAACGCGGAAGCTATACGTTTGCAGACACGGATATTATCACGGAAGATATCTTTGGGCTTACACAGCACAAAGGAAGCTTTTTGGCGAAGGGGCAGTTTCGGATATTACCACGTTCTGTGTTCATCCCGCGATGGCAATTATATGAACGGAATTCGAGACGAGCGGGACCGCAAGTCTCTCGGGTTCAATCCAGGCGTGAAACTACACAAATCAATGGGGTGCGTGACTATGTATATGGTGACAGGCTAACGCGCATCCATTGGAATGCAACTGCGAAGACCGGTTCATGGAAATCGAAGGAATTTGAGCATGAATCCATTCCGAAGACGATGATCGTTCTGGACGGCAGTTCAAGGGCTTATTCATCTTCAAGTGCTTTTGAACTGGCGGTTTCTACTGCAGCTTCCTTATTGGGTTTCGGCATCCGGGAACGGATCGGTATTGGCCTATGTTGTCTTGATAAGAATACCAAAATGTTCTCACCTGCGGAGACCGGAGCAGAGCGCCAGAAAATGATTCAATATTTAATAGATATCAATGCAGAAGGAAAAGGACCCCTTGTCTCCAGATTGGAAATGGGATACCGTATGTTCCCAAGAGGGTCCTATTTCGTTCTGATCAGCCCCCAGCGGGGAATTCCGGTCTTGGATGCTTTGCTATGGGCGGAGAGCCACGGAATGAATCCTTCTCATATACATGTAATTGATCCTACAGAGGCAAGCCGTGCTGATGATTGGATGGGTGTGCTGACATCTCGCGGATTGACAGGATACAGCGTTAGTTCTCTCCAAGAGCTGCCTGCTGTGCTGGGAGGGGAGAAAAGATGA